Proteins from one Chitinophaga oryzae genomic window:
- a CDS encoding Crp/Fnr family transcriptional regulator, with amino-acid sequence MAEWQKFSHLFKREEIPAKTVLLQEGEIARKVYFIEKGCCRLSFNNDGKDITFQFFFEGEGVSSAESFRYDKPSLYSIESLEPSVVHSLTKADYLTIVESSPVIKQDMEEQTFQRLAYVEKLFLSRIKNSPEERYRELLQQYPRILQRVPQHYIASFLGITSVSLSRIRNRR; translated from the coding sequence ATGGCAGAATGGCAAAAATTCAGTCACCTGTTCAAGCGGGAGGAAATACCTGCAAAAACGGTCTTATTACAGGAAGGAGAGATTGCCAGAAAAGTTTATTTTATTGAAAAGGGATGTTGCAGGCTTTCTTTCAACAACGATGGTAAAGATATTACTTTCCAGTTTTTCTTTGAGGGGGAAGGTGTTTCCTCTGCCGAAAGTTTCCGGTACGATAAACCCAGTCTCTATTCCATAGAGAGCCTTGAGCCATCTGTCGTCCATTCCCTCACGAAAGCAGATTATCTTACAATCGTTGAAAGCTCACCCGTTATTAAACAAGACATGGAAGAACAGACTTTTCAGCGGCTTGCCTATGTGGAGAAGCTTTTTCTGTCCAGGATCAAAAACAGTCCCGAAGAACGATACAGGGAACTGCTGCAGCAATATCCCCGGATCCTTCAAAGAGTACCGCAACACTATATTGCTTCCTTCCTGGGCATCACTTCTGTTTCACTCAGCCGGATCAGGAACAGGCGTTAG
- a CDS encoding epoxide hydrolase family protein → MQKFTIRIPDKDLEYLHQRLSNARWFDSAIESGWEKGVPAGYLKEMTGYWLNKFDWKKQEAILNQFPQFITTIDGQNIHYLHVKSPKPGAVPLMLIHGWPGSFADFIKVIRPLTDPQDGQIAFDLVIPSIPGFGFSTPVKEKGWNMIKIATAFTTLMTQLGYEKFAVHGGDMGAGIAGIMSGVAAYNLIGTHINTDFFAVAGLGMFPSDTSSFTKEENVRLDRMKAYKKDGTAYLDIQATRPHTIGSALSDSPVGQLAWMVEKYKEWTDADKKLPEDAIDTDQLLTNVSLYWFNQTGASAAEVLAENMSMAFDWCGDSSQKTSQWAPPKIPSAIACFGKKEDESLLKKLTSLMGVPDRWAFYGSGCHFPAMEAPELLVQDIRQFYSGVAGK, encoded by the coding sequence ATGCAAAAGTTCACGATCCGGATTCCTGACAAGGACCTTGAATATCTTCATCAAAGACTCTCCAATGCCCGTTGGTTTGACTCCGCAATTGAAAGCGGCTGGGAAAAAGGTGTACCTGCCGGCTATCTGAAAGAAATGACTGGCTATTGGCTGAATAAATTTGACTGGAAAAAACAAGAGGCTATTCTCAATCAGTTCCCACAGTTCATAACAACCATTGATGGACAGAATATCCATTATCTGCATGTTAAATCACCGAAGCCGGGGGCTGTTCCTTTGATGCTTATTCATGGCTGGCCGGGTTCTTTTGCAGATTTTATCAAAGTTATCCGGCCGCTTACCGATCCGCAGGACGGCCAAATAGCTTTTGACCTGGTTATTCCATCTATCCCGGGTTTTGGTTTTTCCACGCCTGTAAAAGAAAAGGGGTGGAATATGATAAAAATTGCGACTGCTTTCACTACTTTAATGACGCAGCTGGGTTACGAAAAGTTTGCAGTTCATGGGGGTGATATGGGAGCCGGCATTGCAGGTATCATGTCTGGTGTGGCCGCATACAACCTGATCGGCACGCATATAAATACTGATTTCTTTGCGGTAGCAGGACTGGGAATGTTCCCTTCCGACACATCGTCTTTTACAAAGGAAGAAAACGTGCGGCTCGACCGAATGAAAGCCTACAAAAAAGATGGAACGGCCTATTTGGACATCCAGGCTACAAGACCTCATACTATTGGCTCCGCATTGTCGGACAGCCCGGTTGGGCAGCTGGCCTGGATGGTGGAGAAATATAAAGAATGGACAGATGCGGACAAAAAACTGCCCGAGGACGCCATCGATACAGATCAGCTATTGACAAACGTTTCCCTGTACTGGTTCAATCAAACAGGAGCGTCCGCCGCAGAGGTCCTTGCCGAAAATATGAGCATGGCTTTTGACTGGTGTGGTGACAGTTCACAGAAAACCAGTCAATGGGCACCGCCGAAGATTCCGTCGGCCATCGCCTGCTTTGGTAAAAAGGAAGATGAGTCTCTGCTGAAAAAATTGACGTCGCTGATGGGAGTGCCGGATAGATGGGCCTTCTATGGCAGCGGTTGTCATTTTCCGGCCATGGAGGCGCCGGAATTACTGGTTCAGGATATCAGGCAATTTTATTCGGGTGTTGCAGGCAAATAA
- a CDS encoding DUF1826 domain-containing protein yields the protein MMIDLSGGEQHIRCVGSFQDLVATPFSGEINAICWARELTGDFSEIVSKVTQSGNITEIEPAELLGLQLSEEGALARDMLLQDMALLKVHGALPVLNVINYYDRDDAYPFFPTDVYSFHVDRSPIPTDTFLCTYYGAASDILPNAQGEKKVLIPEIRAQLRKLYHGAEEGFESFLSDNFFDLHYQAKPEARPINLGVGNLWRLAVDHPESKVPPCLHRAPKERPGESRLLLIC from the coding sequence ATGATGATAGATTTATCCGGTGGTGAACAACATATTCGCTGTGTAGGGAGTTTTCAGGACCTGGTCGCCACGCCGTTTAGTGGAGAAATAAATGCAATTTGCTGGGCGCGTGAACTAACCGGCGATTTTTCTGAGATCGTCAGTAAGGTAACGCAGAGCGGAAATATAACGGAGATTGAACCTGCGGAACTTCTTGGACTTCAGTTGAGCGAAGAGGGAGCGCTTGCCCGTGACATGCTGTTACAAGATATGGCGCTATTGAAAGTACATGGGGCATTGCCCGTTCTAAATGTGATCAACTACTATGACAGGGATGATGCCTACCCGTTTTTTCCGACCGATGTTTATTCCTTTCACGTAGATCGCTCTCCGATACCTACCGATACCTTTTTATGCACCTACTATGGCGCGGCGAGTGATATATTGCCTAATGCACAAGGCGAAAAAAAAGTGCTTATCCCGGAAATACGCGCGCAGCTCAGGAAGCTGTATCATGGAGCTGAGGAAGGTTTTGAATCGTTCCTGAGTGATAATTTTTTCGATCTGCATTATCAGGCTAAGCCTGAGGCGCGTCCCATAAACTTAGGGGTTGGTAACCTGTGGCGGCTGGCGGTGGACCATCCTGAAAGCAAGGTGCCACCCTGCCTGCATCGTGCGCCAAAGGAAAGGCCCGGGGAGAGCAGGTTATTGTTGATTTGCTGA
- a CDS encoding SusD/RagB family nutrient-binding outer membrane lipoprotein: MKNIKHRYIKVCIALALLGAASCSKNFGDINTDPSLVSKPDVKFLLSYSEDKIFTYQGTEWVWESMEQLMRFTQHVTSSPYEITNNVNTRYNNYYLQVLPNLNEIRRQVDAMPDKEKYQKIKVVTNILMVLHGIKVTDMNGSVPFSEAVRGRYEQKYNPVYDEQPALFANWLGQLDEAIKVLSDNSMVTQMVYGPSDIFYQSDWVKWVKLANTLKLRIAARLENADKAKCQAIFQEVMKDAIGPISDYDSQVRYVNATYVPFGTGGDIDYRSRRYASTSIMNFLKKTNDPRLPVYFEKNDLVGSYKDSLAKYQVSLPAFIDPNDPLIMYQGGPADWTTNPDVASYIGNPLPVSQFTKYSLISPINRRFFSPQLNQATGKFLDVAVTHAETCFYIAEFIQKGYAGGVDTKGSAEDWYKKGVASSIQTMNAIAVAAGSTTAYSGDGATEINNYLANPLVKFNGVNNLEKIYIQQYLGMYRQPNEAYVFCRRTGYPKTGSAYYGREPFHELVPRRFWLIDPGEVNRANWSAAMQQQGFTPNAQDLPTLSSQRIWYDKAAPDFGKGQ; the protein is encoded by the coding sequence ATGAAAAATATAAAACACCGATATATAAAGGTTTGCATAGCACTGGCCCTGCTGGGCGCCGCATCCTGTTCCAAAAATTTTGGCGATATCAACACCGACCCAAGCCTGGTGAGCAAACCGGATGTAAAATTCCTGCTCAGCTATTCGGAAGACAAAATCTTTACCTACCAGGGTACCGAATGGGTATGGGAAAGCATGGAACAGCTGATGCGCTTTACGCAACATGTGACTTCCAGCCCGTATGAAATTACCAACAACGTAAATACACGGTACAATAATTACTACCTCCAGGTATTACCCAATCTGAACGAAATCAGGCGACAGGTGGACGCTATGCCCGACAAGGAAAAGTACCAGAAAATAAAGGTAGTGACCAACATCCTGATGGTGCTGCACGGCATCAAAGTAACAGACATGAACGGGTCTGTGCCCTTTAGCGAGGCAGTAAGAGGACGGTATGAACAGAAATACAACCCGGTTTATGATGAACAGCCGGCCCTTTTCGCCAACTGGCTGGGGCAGCTCGATGAGGCTATTAAAGTACTGTCTGACAATTCCATGGTAACGCAAATGGTGTACGGACCATCTGATATTTTTTACCAGAGCGACTGGGTAAAATGGGTGAAACTGGCCAATACGCTTAAACTTCGTATAGCCGCCAGGTTAGAGAACGCAGACAAGGCAAAATGCCAGGCCATCTTCCAGGAAGTAATGAAAGATGCTATCGGCCCCATTAGCGACTATGACTCGCAGGTCAGGTATGTGAATGCCACCTATGTTCCTTTCGGCACCGGGGGAGATATCGACTACCGTAGCCGCAGGTACGCCAGTACGTCTATCATGAATTTCCTTAAGAAAACCAATGATCCCCGGTTACCGGTATATTTCGAAAAAAATGACCTGGTGGGCAGTTATAAAGATTCATTGGCTAAATACCAGGTGTCGCTTCCTGCATTCATTGATCCGAACGATCCGCTGATCATGTACCAGGGAGGACCTGCCGACTGGACCACCAATCCCGACGTGGCGTCCTATATCGGGAACCCGCTGCCTGTGAGCCAGTTCACAAAATACTCCCTGATCTCCCCTATCAACCGCAGGTTTTTCTCTCCTCAACTAAACCAGGCAACCGGTAAGTTCCTGGATGTTGCCGTTACCCATGCAGAAACCTGTTTTTATATCGCTGAGTTTATCCAGAAAGGTTATGCCGGCGGAGTGGATACCAAAGGCAGCGCGGAAGACTGGTACAAAAAAGGAGTCGCCTCCTCGATACAGACCATGAACGCCATAGCAGTAGCCGCAGGCTCCACCACCGCTTATTCCGGCGATGGAGCAACAGAGATCAACAACTACCTGGCTAATCCGCTGGTGAAATTCAATGGCGTCAATAACCTGGAAAAGATCTATATCCAGCAATACCTGGGAATGTACCGGCAGCCTAATGAGGCATACGTATTTTGCAGACGTACCGGATACCCGAAAACCGGTTCGGCCTACTATGGCAGGGAACCATTCCACGAGCTGGTCCCACGCCGTTTCTGGCTGATAGATCCCGGAGAAGTGAACAGGGCCAACTGGTCGGCCGCCATGCAGCAACAGGGATTCACCCCCAATGCGCAGGACTTGCCTACCCTGAGTTCACAGCGCATCTGGTATGATAAAGCCGCTCCCGACTTCGGGAAAGGGCAGTAA
- a CDS encoding LOG family protein, which yields MIINSEAPQLAVKKELPGYEEKYFLEGPRSRLKELFFSIKVLFEFIRGFRVLHFAGPCIAVFGSARVKPGSDYYELGRKTGAGIAGLGFTVMTGGGPGIMEAANRGAKEAGGKSVGCNISLPKEQMANDYLDLRYNCKYFFVRKVLMFKYSYGFVILPGGVGTLDEFSEALTLIQTHKILNFPLVLMNRGYWEPLMPLFHKMIENYMISPDDLKYILITDSIDDAMKHLQQYAVEQYHAKRVKEFRRIALFGE from the coding sequence ATGATTATAAATAGCGAAGCACCGCAACTTGCGGTTAAGAAGGAACTACCCGGGTATGAAGAGAAGTACTTTTTGGAAGGCCCGCGCTCGAGACTAAAAGAATTGTTCTTTTCTATTAAAGTGTTGTTTGAATTTATACGTGGGTTCAGGGTATTGCATTTTGCCGGACCTTGTATCGCTGTATTTGGATCAGCAAGGGTAAAACCGGGATCAGACTATTACGAATTGGGGCGAAAAACAGGAGCGGGTATTGCAGGACTTGGTTTTACCGTCATGACAGGTGGCGGCCCGGGGATTATGGAGGCTGCTAACAGAGGCGCCAAAGAAGCTGGTGGTAAATCGGTGGGTTGTAATATTAGTCTGCCGAAGGAACAGATGGCTAATGACTACCTGGACCTGCGTTATAATTGCAAGTATTTTTTTGTGCGTAAAGTGCTTATGTTCAAATATTCTTACGGGTTCGTTATCCTGCCAGGAGGAGTAGGTACCCTGGATGAGTTTTCTGAGGCGCTTACCTTGATTCAAACCCATAAAATTCTCAATTTCCCATTGGTGTTGATGAATCGCGGATATTGGGAACCATTGATGCCATTGTTTCATAAAATGATCGAAAATTATATGATATCACCCGATGATTTAAAGTATATCCTGATAACGGATTCCATTGACGATGCGATGAAACATCTTCAGCAATATGCTGTCGAGCAGTATCATGCAAAACGGGTAAAGGAATTCCGCCGGATTGCGCTTTTCGGAGAATAG
- a CDS encoding SDR family oxidoreductase has product MAIFHNKVAIITGGSFGIGRAAAIAFAQEGAAVVIADCVEDPDRETLRQIEANGGEATFIKCDVSKDSDVAAMVGKSVGIYGRVDFAFNNAGIEGVSATTQECTQENWQRTLAVNLTGIWLCMKHELYHMLQQGSGAIVNCASVAGLVGFPLLPAYVASKHGVVGLTRTAALEYAKSGIRVNAVCPGVIKTPMIDRFTGNDKQVEQHFREMEPVGRMGEPAEVAAAVVWLCSDAASFVTGTALPVDGGWTAQ; this is encoded by the coding sequence ATGGCAATATTTCATAATAAAGTGGCCATTATTACGGGCGGGAGTTTCGGTATTGGCCGCGCTGCAGCCATCGCCTTTGCTCAAGAGGGTGCGGCAGTGGTCATTGCAGATTGCGTGGAAGATCCGGACAGGGAGACGCTCCGCCAAATAGAAGCGAATGGTGGCGAGGCCACGTTTATTAAATGTGATGTGAGCAAGGATTCTGACGTTGCGGCGATGGTCGGCAAATCCGTTGGCATATACGGCAGGGTCGACTTCGCGTTCAACAACGCAGGCATCGAGGGGGTTTCCGCCACTACACAGGAGTGCACACAGGAGAACTGGCAAAGAACGCTGGCTGTGAACCTGACCGGCATTTGGTTATGTATGAAACATGAGCTCTATCATATGTTACAACAAGGTAGCGGCGCCATCGTTAATTGCGCATCTGTAGCCGGACTGGTCGGCTTTCCTTTACTCCCTGCCTACGTAGCCAGTAAACACGGTGTTGTAGGGCTTACCAGGACGGCCGCGCTGGAGTATGCTAAATCCGGTATCCGTGTAAATGCTGTTTGCCCGGGCGTTATAAAAACACCTATGATAGACCGCTTTACCGGGAATGACAAACAAGTAGAACAGCATTTTCGGGAAATGGAACCGGTGGGACGTATGGGGGAACCTGCAGAAGTGGCGGCAGCCGTAGTATGGCTTTGCTCCGATGCCGCATCATTTGTTACAGGCACTGCCCTCCCGGTTGACGGCGGCTGGACCGCTCAATAA